Proteins encoded in a region of the Mycoplasma feriruminatoris genome:
- a CDS encoding BspA family leucine-rich repeat surface protein, giving the protein MKKLLYTLSSLVISLLSTTTLIAWISKKEEESSQLIRLEQLKSEINSLENNVNLYNEQINKTELEKQLLVEEIQRIEQQIISLKEQKTSKKEELNLLTNKKNSINQLINKLNSQIVLIDDASKQEKEKISFLLKQINKTKNQLSTTINQKNINIKKIKDLQIQVNQLKENIKQTESEILENKSKKQELIKLKNITDYEVNKFKSMLDDLKISKDNLNKQKIELENKIQAQLNEFSKKKSSILELSKKLESLLTNIKKLENQYQQTLNKINKPNKNNQKDKATLKELEIQKSKFKAQLNELNTQKDQLENQVDKKQKEFISNDFKSKQLETNLEKINQTIKKNEQNTKNINSIYQKQLEKSKKLDQQIKKVEQGIKIKTQELKLLLLDQQQKEEESNNLITKNNDLQLKIEQLSKNNKNLKTELDILVKKTKQLNEQKEKLDANISTYFEKKKELEEKKYLIINQISKLKKRIKQENKKIKEQENYLEKIPNKSLKSQNDLKEIKQVNQKLKADADELGSVYEFLKTRPVQARYDGDVCTRIGFFYNDNERYQIEPFKKSTKQVPKDIPSFLTDLSYAFKKNENKKIINIENWIIDDVISIEGIFSNSNVNMNLNDWNTKNVINMKRAFYNSSFCCGDISKWDTSNVLYMEEMFSRVGTIKIDLSTKQATKTVYQDLLGTLIPYKITWTAWDVWKVLSMKDIFLNSSFYGSLNTWNVRNITDTYDFWPKYIQLKWFAKWRWPKNTNGRDPYFWENFSPVIL; this is encoded by the coding sequence ATGAAAAAACTTTTATACACTTTATCATCACTAGTGATTAGTTTATTATCAACTACTACTTTAATAGCTTGGATTAGTAAAAAAGAAGAAGAATCAAGCCAACTAATTAGACTAGAACAATTAAAAAGTGAAATTAATAGTTTAGAAAATAATGTTAATTTGTACAATGAACAAATTAATAAAACTGAATTAGAAAAACAACTACTAGTTGAAGAAATTCAAAGAATTGAACAACAAATCATAAGTTTAAAAGAACAAAAAACTAGTAAAAAAGAAGAGTTAAACTTATTGACTAATAAAAAGAATAGTATAAATCAACTAATTAATAAATTAAACTCCCAAATTGTTCTAATTGATGATGCTTCTAAACAAGAAAAAGAAAAAATTTCATTTTTGCTAAAACAAATTAATAAAACTAAAAATCAACTAAGCACTACTATTAATCAAAAAAATATAAATATTAAAAAAATAAAAGATCTTCAAATTCAAGTTAATCAGTTAAAAGAAAATATTAAACAAACTGAATCAGAAATTCTAGAAAATAAATCAAAAAAACAAGAACTTATCAAATTAAAAAATATAACTGATTATGAAGTTAATAAATTCAAAAGTATGTTAGATGATCTTAAAATTAGTAAAGATAATTTAAATAAGCAAAAAATTGAATTAGAAAACAAAATTCAAGCTCAACTTAATGAATTTAGTAAAAAGAAAAGTAGTATACTTGAACTAAGTAAAAAACTAGAAAGTTTATTAACAAATATTAAGAAACTAGAAAATCAGTATCAACAAACTTTAAATAAAATAAATAAACCTAATAAAAATAATCAAAAAGATAAAGCAACTTTAAAAGAATTAGAAATACAAAAATCAAAATTTAAAGCACAACTAAATGAACTAAATACACAAAAAGATCAATTAGAAAACCAAGTTGATAAAAAACAAAAAGAGTTTATTTCTAATGATTTTAAATCTAAACAACTAGAAACTAATTTAGAAAAAATAAATCAAACTATTAAAAAAAATGAACAAAATACTAAAAATATAAATTCTATTTATCAAAAACAATTAGAAAAAAGTAAGAAATTAGATCAACAAATTAAAAAAGTTGAACAAGGTATAAAAATCAAAACTCAAGAACTAAAATTACTATTATTAGATCAACAACAAAAAGAAGAAGAATCAAATAATTTAATTACTAAAAATAATGATCTTCAACTAAAAATTGAGCAATTAAGTAAAAATAATAAAAATCTAAAAACTGAATTAGATATTTTGGTTAAGAAAACCAAACAATTAAATGAACAAAAAGAAAAACTAGATGCTAATATTAGTACTTATTTTGAAAAGAAAAAAGAATTAGAAGAAAAGAAGTATCTAATAATTAATCAAATTTCTAAACTTAAAAAAAGAATAAAACAAGAAAATAAAAAGATTAAAGAACAAGAAAATTATTTAGAAAAAATACCAAACAAATCTTTAAAAAGCCAAAATGATCTAAAAGAAATAAAACAAGTAAATCAAAAACTAAAAGCAGATGCTGATGAACTAGGTTCAGTATATGAATTTTTAAAAACAAGACCAGTACAAGCTAGATATGATGGAGATGTTTGTACAAGAATTGGATTTTTTTACAATGATAATGAAAGATACCAAATTGAACCGTTTAAAAAATCAACAAAACAAGTTCCTAAAGACATACCATCCTTTTTAACTGATTTATCTTATGCTTTTAAAAAGAATGAAAATAAAAAAATCATTAATATTGAGAATTGAATCATTGATGATGTTATAAGTATTGAAGGTATTTTTTCAAATTCTAATGTAAATATGAACTTAAATGATTGAAATACAAAAAATGTAATAAATATGAAAAGAGCATTTTATAATTCTTCATTTTGTTGTGGTGATATTTCAAAATGAGATACTTCAAATGTGCTTTATATGGAAGAAATGTTTAGTAGAGTTGGAACTATTAAAATAGATCTTTCAACAAAACAAGCAACTAAAACAGTATATCAAGATCTACTAGGAACTTTGATTCCTTATAAAATTACTTGAACTGCTTGAGATGTTTGAAAAGTATTATCAATGAAAGATATTTTTTTAAATTCTTCATTTTATGGTTCATTAAACACTTGAAATGTTAGAAACATTACAGATACATATGATTTTTGACCAAAATATATCCAATTAAAATGATTTGCAAAATGAAGATGACCAAAGAATACAAATGGTAGAGATCCTTATTTTTGAGAAAATTTTTCTCCAGTAATTCTATAA
- a CDS encoding cation-translocating P-type ATPase — protein MDNLEQKTIHEVQEILNTNIKTGLTNQNANELLIKNGRNELAKNKQTPAILIFLKSLVQPIQIVLFIAAIISVVAPLISSKHFEVKFDDFIDFIVIMGVILLDASLETVQQIKARKSVDALKSLSKPSAVVLRDSIVKEIDASELVVGDIVILEAGKYVPADLRLLESSDCMVEESILTGESVPVEKNTRPIKHTNILADKKNICFMSTFVTSGRAVGVVIKTGLNTEIGKISKTISDNEEQVTPLEKKMNRFSYLISILAIIISIFVFLSFIISSNKSNWATYLMISITLAIGVIPESLSAIVSIALSFATKRMAKNNVIVKKLESIETLGSVNVICTDKTGTLTQNKMAIKKLIWNNEIILADEFINKTENEQAKDLFLKSLVLPNDSITENDERIGDPTELALVDFADQIKIDEQEFRKKYPRIFEIPFDSERKLMTTVNVLENEQQFVFTKGALDQILKKCTKIFINNKIVKLTNTHKKEIKKLSTSLSDDALRVLGFGVKPILDESQKTEEDLIFIGAVGMIDPIRKEALIAIQQAKAAGIKTIMITGDHAITALAIARDLELAYTQYEVMSSEKLEQYTDQELESAIDNIKIFARVNPEHKVRIVQALQKKGYIVSMTGDGVNDAPSLAIADIGVAMGVSGTDVAKQAADVILTNDDLNTMMVGVLEGRNVYQKIRRAIVLLLGFNFANVISIVIISLLLRISPLTATNILFINLVVDSCLAFGIGMSPIDRTLLKTKPQLRNKSILNEIIWPLFKVGLSLSAAQIISFIIGMSVTNLDYYNSLDGYVKAKNWFLFIKQNNGVLLSNLDNMHDFVVFGRTSMFITSIIAPILFTHLIKLTNWKDTKKIDWTISKPLVYACIIALLISILVFSIPVFNSKVFGLAGINDTKTYINWTSKNMWIFFSSLGCALIPFTFILITDAVEFYSYHLSNRTWEKRQKIINQIIDQEQKEKLKEDKKNQAM, from the coding sequence ATGGATAATTTAGAACAAAAAACGATTCACGAAGTTCAAGAAATATTAAATACAAATATTAAAACTGGACTAACCAATCAAAATGCTAATGAATTATTAATTAAAAATGGTAGAAATGAATTAGCAAAAAATAAACAGACCCCAGCTATTTTAATCTTTTTAAAATCTTTAGTTCAACCAATTCAAATTGTTTTATTTATAGCAGCAATTATTTCAGTAGTTGCACCATTGATTTCATCAAAACATTTTGAAGTTAAGTTTGATGATTTTATTGATTTTATTGTAATTATGGGAGTTATTTTACTAGATGCTAGTTTAGAAACAGTTCAACAAATCAAAGCTAGAAAATCAGTTGATGCTTTAAAATCATTATCAAAACCTTCGGCTGTTGTTTTAAGAGATTCAATTGTTAAAGAAATTGATGCTAGTGAATTAGTGGTTGGTGATATTGTAATTCTAGAAGCTGGTAAATATGTTCCTGCTGATTTACGATTATTAGAATCTAGTGATTGTATGGTTGAAGAATCAATTTTAACTGGTGAATCAGTTCCTGTTGAAAAAAATACAAGACCAATAAAACATACAAACATTTTAGCTGATAAGAAAAATATTTGTTTTATGTCTACTTTTGTAACTTCAGGTCGAGCAGTTGGAGTAGTAATTAAAACTGGACTTAACACTGAAATTGGAAAAATTTCAAAAACAATTTCTGATAATGAAGAACAAGTAACACCTTTAGAAAAGAAAATGAATAGATTTAGTTATTTAATTTCTATTCTAGCTATTATTATCAGTATTTTTGTATTTTTAAGTTTTATAATTTCATCAAATAAAAGTAACTGAGCAACTTATTTAATGATTTCAATAACTTTAGCAATTGGAGTAATTCCAGAATCACTTTCAGCAATTGTTTCTATTGCTTTATCTTTTGCAACAAAAAGAATGGCAAAAAATAACGTTATTGTTAAAAAGTTAGAAAGTATTGAAACTTTAGGTTCTGTAAATGTAATTTGTACTGATAAAACTGGTACATTAACTCAAAATAAAATGGCTATTAAAAAGCTAATTTGAAATAATGAAATCATATTAGCTGATGAGTTTATAAATAAAACTGAAAATGAGCAAGCAAAAGATTTATTTTTAAAATCTTTAGTTCTACCAAATGATTCAATTACTGAAAATGATGAAAGAATTGGAGATCCAACTGAACTTGCATTAGTTGATTTTGCAGATCAAATAAAAATTGATGAACAAGAGTTTAGAAAAAAATATCCAAGAATTTTTGAAATTCCTTTTGATAGTGAAAGAAAATTAATGACAACTGTTAATGTTTTAGAAAATGAACAACAGTTTGTATTTACAAAAGGTGCTTTAGATCAAATATTAAAAAAATGTACTAAGATTTTTATTAATAATAAAATTGTTAAATTAACAAATACTCATAAAAAAGAAATTAAAAAATTATCAACATCATTAAGTGATGATGCTTTAAGAGTTTTAGGATTTGGTGTTAAACCAATTTTAGATGAAAGCCAAAAAACTGAAGAAGATTTAATTTTTATAGGTGCAGTTGGAATGATTGATCCTATAAGAAAAGAAGCTTTGATTGCTATTCAACAAGCAAAAGCAGCTGGTATTAAAACAATTATGATTACTGGAGATCATGCAATTACAGCTTTAGCAATAGCAAGAGATTTAGAATTAGCTTATACTCAATATGAAGTAATGTCTTCTGAAAAATTAGAACAATATACTGATCAAGAATTAGAAAGTGCAATTGATAATATTAAAATCTTTGCAAGAGTTAATCCAGAACATAAAGTAAGAATTGTTCAAGCTTTACAAAAAAAAGGATACATAGTTTCAATGACTGGAGATGGAGTTAATGATGCTCCAAGTTTAGCAATAGCAGATATTGGTGTTGCTATGGGTGTTAGTGGAACTGATGTTGCAAAACAAGCAGCAGATGTTATTTTAACTAATGACGATCTAAACACAATGATGGTTGGTGTTTTAGAAGGACGTAATGTTTATCAAAAAATAAGAAGAGCAATTGTTTTATTATTAGGATTTAACTTTGCAAATGTTATAAGTATTGTAATTATTTCTTTATTATTAAGAATTTCACCACTAACTGCTACAAATATTTTATTTATTAATCTTGTAGTTGATTCTTGTTTAGCTTTTGGAATTGGAATGAGTCCAATTGATAGAACACTTTTAAAAACTAAACCTCAACTAAGAAATAAAAGTATTTTAAATGAAATTATCTGACCTTTATTTAAAGTTGGTTTATCTTTATCAGCTGCTCAAATAATTTCATTTATTATTGGAATGTCAGTTACAAATCTTGATTATTATAATAGTTTAGATGGATATGTTAAAGCTAAAAATTGGTTCTTATTTATCAAACAAAATAATGGTGTTCTATTAAGTAATTTAGATAATATGCATGATTTTGTAGTATTTGGAAGAACTAGTATGTTTATTACAAGTATAATTGCTCCAATTCTATTTACTCATCTAATAAAACTTACAAATTGAAAAGACACTAAAAAAATTGATTGAACTATTTCAAAACCTTTAGTTTATGCATGTATTATAGCTTTATTAATTTCAATACTTGTCTTTTCAATACCAGTATTTAATTCAAAAGTATTTGGTTTAGCTGGTATTAATGATACAAAAACATATATTAATTGAACTTCTAAAAATATGTGAATTTTCTTTTCAAGTCTAGGATGTGCTTTAATTCCGTTTACATTTATTTTAATAACTGATGCTGTTGAATTTTATTCATATCATTTATCAAACAGAACTTGAGAAAAAAGACAAAAAATAATTAATCAAATTATTGATCAAGAGCAAAAAGAAAAACTAAAAGAAGATAAAAAAAATCAAGCGATGTAA
- a CDS encoding BspA family leucine-rich repeat surface protein: MKKLLYALTTLTLTVLSTASLIACSKKDEQPKQLSRLEQLKSEINSLENNVNKYNEQINKTELEKQQLLEEINKIEQEIKELKKQESSKKEELITLNNRKNNINQQIDKLNSQIAVIDQTSKKDKEKIASLTKQIEDVKVNLQNVTKQKNVTIEQIKSLETQVQELKTKTEKVEKELLASRSRKDELDKLQKESQIESEKSKSMLDQLDKHKTELTNKKTKLEEQIQTEISKASEKDNSLSKLQSQWKELLEKIKKLEYKNNKDQVEINKLKQTNSTDKEKIKELEKNKIDTEKQLTELNKQKDDLQKQIDTKQNEFISKNSEAKSAQTQLETINSNIKKADQSIKDINSNYQKQLEKSNNLQEQIKKVEQGIKLQEDELKRLIFNKDEKQKEVEALKNQNIDVEKQIDQWQKTNLDLKNQLDSLAKKTKELNEQKEKLDADINTYFEKKKELEEKKYQLVSEISKLNKQIEEENQKIKEKENQLEELVNKHSEKQNRIRDLKEENQRLESSINELNSRYEYLKKRTVNAEYDNYKCTKIGFFFNDEINDYQIQTFDKYTTEVPEDLPSFIGSLAYAFKANNNYRVKNFDKWNVENVTSIEGIFADSYMYDVNLNNWNTKNIKNMKRAFYNSSFCCGNISEWDTSNVKDMSETFSWVSSHIRHDISTKIVSRVKYHDAPRNELSYTVSWTAWDVSGVNKMKGIFARSWFNGSLESWDVSGITDDYDFFPHYIELSNFYRERWPQNTKGREPSFWENLVPPHVLE, encoded by the coding sequence ATGAAAAAACTTTTATATGCTTTAACAACATTAACATTGACTGTGTTATCAACTGCAAGCTTGATTGCTTGTAGTAAAAAAGATGAACAACCAAAACAATTGTCTAGATTAGAACAATTAAAAAGTGAAATTAATAGTTTAGAAAATAATGTTAATAAATACAATGAACAAATTAATAAAACTGAACTAGAAAAACAACAATTACTTGAGGAAATTAATAAAATTGAACAAGAAATTAAAGAACTAAAAAAGCAAGAAAGTAGTAAAAAAGAGGAATTAATTACTTTAAATAATAGAAAAAATAATATAAATCAACAAATTGATAAATTAAACTCTCAAATTGCTGTTATTGATCAAACTAGTAAAAAAGATAAAGAAAAAATAGCTTCATTAACTAAGCAAATTGAAGATGTCAAAGTTAATTTACAAAATGTTACAAAACAAAAAAATGTTACTATTGAACAAATCAAAAGTTTAGAAACACAAGTTCAAGAATTAAAAACAAAAACTGAAAAAGTAGAAAAAGAACTTTTAGCAAGTAGATCTAGAAAAGATGAGTTAGATAAATTACAAAAAGAATCTCAGATTGAATCAGAAAAATCAAAAAGTATGTTAGATCAATTAGACAAACACAAAACAGAACTAACTAATAAAAAAACTAAGTTAGAAGAACAGATTCAAACTGAAATTTCTAAAGCTAGTGAGAAAGACAATTCTTTATCTAAATTACAATCTCAATGAAAAGAATTACTAGAAAAAATTAAAAAACTAGAATATAAAAACAATAAAGATCAGGTTGAAATAAATAAATTAAAACAAACAAATAGCACTGATAAAGAAAAGATAAAAGAACTAGAAAAAAACAAAATTGATACAGAAAAACAGTTGACTGAATTAAACAAACAAAAAGATGATTTGCAAAAACAAATTGATACTAAACAAAATGAATTTATTTCTAAAAATAGTGAAGCTAAAAGTGCACAAACTCAATTAGAAACAATTAACTCTAATATTAAAAAAGCAGATCAAAGCATTAAAGATATTAATTCAAATTATCAAAAACAATTAGAAAAAAGTAACAATTTACAAGAACAAATCAAAAAAGTTGAACAAGGTATAAAACTTCAAGAAGATGAATTAAAAAGGCTAATTTTTAATAAAGATGAAAAACAAAAAGAAGTTGAAGCATTAAAAAATCAAAATATAGATGTTGAAAAACAAATTGATCAATGACAAAAAACTAATTTAGATCTAAAAAATCAACTTGATTCATTAGCTAAAAAAACTAAAGAGTTAAATGAGCAAAAAGAAAAACTAGATGCTGATATTAACACTTATTTTGAAAAGAAAAAAGAATTAGAAGAAAAGAAATATCAACTAGTAAGTGAGATTTCTAAACTTAATAAACAAATAGAAGAAGAAAATCAAAAGATAAAAGAAAAAGAAAATCAGTTAGAAGAATTAGTAAATAAACATTCAGAAAAACAAAACAGAATTAGAGATTTAAAAGAAGAAAATCAAAGATTAGAATCAAGTATTAACGAACTAAATTCAAGATATGAATATTTAAAGAAAAGAACGGTTAATGCTGAATATGATAATTATAAATGTACTAAAATAGGATTCTTTTTTAATGATGAAATTAATGATTATCAAATTCAAACTTTTGACAAATATACAACTGAAGTTCCTGAAGATTTACCAAGTTTTATTGGAAGTTTAGCTTATGCATTTAAAGCAAACAATAATTACAGAGTAAAAAATTTTGATAAATGAAATGTTGAAAATGTAACAAGTATCGAAGGAATTTTTGCTGATTCTTATATGTATGATGTTAATTTAAATAACTGAAATACAAAAAATATAAAAAATATGAAAAGAGCATTTTATAATTCTTCATTTTGTTGTGGAAATATTTCTGAATGAGACACTTCAAATGTTAAAGATATGTCAGAAACATTTAGTTGAGTTTCAAGTCATATACGTCACGATATTTCAACAAAAATAGTATCAAGAGTTAAATATCATGATGCTCCAAGAAATGAACTTTCTTATACAGTAAGTTGAACTGCTTGAGATGTTTCAGGTGTTAATAAAATGAAAGGCATATTTGCAAGATCTTGATTTAATGGATCATTAGAAAGTTGAGATGTTTCAGGAATAACTGATGATTATGACTTTTTCCCACATTATATAGAATTAAGTAATTTTTATAGAGAAAGATGACCTCAAAATACTAAAGGTAGAGAACCAAGTTTTTGAGAAAATCTTGTTCCTCCACACGTTTTAGAATAA
- a CDS encoding PTS sugar transporter subunit IIC yields MNFIIVFSQSVSFGQQAVAFLKGTSLLMLVLVFFTIFSYYVPKGKRAMSGLSGAVCATFLIEVFNFWVLGRIPVIGDFTRIIGSVAGTLAAPACTILVIILMGGNPLFAILCGTAVFGVGLSVDVDGISKSIARTLVNTTTTDGQKLLSEDNSIRVIAEWVKGNNLQGEMLNTFEKIKSNLVINEQKDILKTIFSSQYMPSFAMNLRTTVGAFNILAGLVAGYTMYWALVLLQKYAPDGLDLIIALLIIAPLTALTAKFGANVVAPLLKGIGSSIEVAINLSPIPMAIVVGGFLTVVGTSPLSSMALAVGLGLQGSAMAVGSVAAMGSSFMNGVLFARMKYGDKKQTIACAIEPLSQADIISMNPVSVYTTNFIGAAATGVLVIIYGQNILNIEQSVFMINSNSYEIVRGFTQQGVGLATPFGPVAMFGQGGGQTAKVLTQNSTQYATWQLNMHLAILLVLTAVLNAGAGLLGGYMFRHSKRTTYFEIYNLPLPLKHQYLLEEIELFQNNKRRFAWQWKTIIFFSKIKQTIRVKSIIYIKTFIECFNKFISEKEETIKTKKDELLHTSTSKQEFKTSYKKEKKQIIIDLKNKWINNYKSEIQKQKQYYNDLMLHFKNELETLNQLVAKNKQMSQKITNEDKTKYKKLKSEFKKTQKQNHQLAKTNLKGSVGKDRLTKLHNKKMQFIQDHIDFYKQVSQFYPQKKFVIKTFIES; encoded by the coding sequence GTGAATTTCATTATAGTATTTTCTCAATCAGTATCGTTTGGACAGCAAGCTGTTGCCTTTCTAAAAGGGACATCATTATTAATGTTAGTACTTGTATTTTTTACAATTTTTTCATACTATGTTCCTAAAGGTAAAAGAGCAATGTCTGGTTTATCTGGAGCTGTTTGTGCTACTTTTTTAATAGAAGTTTTTAACTTTTGAGTTTTAGGAAGAATTCCAGTAATTGGAGATTTTACTAGAATTATTGGTAGTGTAGCAGGAACTTTAGCAGCTCCAGCTTGTACAATACTTGTAATTATTTTAATGGGTGGAAATCCACTATTTGCAATTCTATGTGGTACTGCTGTATTTGGAGTAGGTTTATCAGTTGATGTTGATGGTATATCTAAATCAATCGCTAGAACTTTAGTAAATACAACTACAACTGATGGTCAAAAATTATTATCTGAAGACAATTCAATTAGAGTTATTGCTGAATGAGTAAAAGGTAATAATTTACAAGGTGAAATGTTAAACACTTTTGAAAAGATTAAATCTAATTTAGTAATAAATGAACAAAAAGATATTTTAAAAACTATATTTAGTAGTCAATATATGCCAAGTTTTGCAATGAATCTAAGAACTACAGTTGGAGCATTTAATATTTTAGCTGGATTAGTTGCTGGATATACAATGTATTGAGCTTTAGTATTATTACAAAAATATGCACCTGATGGATTAGATTTAATTATTGCATTATTAATAATTGCTCCTTTAACTGCTTTAACAGCAAAATTTGGAGCTAATGTTGTTGCTCCACTTCTAAAAGGAATAGGTTCATCAATCGAAGTTGCAATTAATTTATCACCAATCCCAATGGCAATTGTTGTTGGAGGTTTCTTAACAGTTGTTGGTACTTCACCACTATCATCAATGGCTCTAGCAGTTGGTTTAGGTCTTCAAGGTTCAGCAATGGCTGTAGGTAGTGTTGCAGCTATGGGTTCATCATTTATGAATGGTGTATTATTTGCAAGAATGAAATATGGTGATAAAAAACAAACAATCGCATGTGCAATAGAACCATTATCTCAAGCAGATATTATTTCAATGAATCCTGTTTCAGTTTATACAACTAACTTTATTGGTGCTGCTGCTACTGGTGTTTTAGTAATTATTTATGGTCAAAATATTTTAAATATAGAACAATCAGTATTTATGATTAACTCAAATAGTTATGAAATTGTTCGCGGATTTACTCAACAAGGAGTTGGTTTAGCTACCCCATTTGGTCCAGTTGCTATGTTTGGTCAAGGTGGTGGACAAACTGCTAAAGTATTGACTCAAAACTCAACTCAATATGCTACTTGACAGTTAAATATGCATCTAGCTATTTTATTAGTACTAACTGCTGTATTAAATGCAGGAGCTGGATTATTAGGTGGTTATATGTTTAGACATAGTAAAAGAACTACTTATTTTGAAATATATAACTTACCTTTACCTTTAAAACATCAATATTTATTAGAAGAAATTGAGTTATTCCAAAACAATAAACGTCGTTTTGCCTGACAATGAAAAACAATCATTTTCTTTAGTAAAATTAAACAAACTATTAGAGTTAAATCAATTATTTATATAAAAACATTTATTGAATGTTTTAATAAGTTTATTTCTGAAAAAGAAGAAACTATTAAAACTAAAAAAGATGAATTACTACATACAAGTACTTCAAAACAAGAATTCAAAACTAGTTATAAAAAAGAAAAAAAACAAATTATTATTGATCTAAAAAATAAATGAATTAATAACTATAAATCTGAAATTCAAAAACAAAAACAATACTATAATGATCTAATGTTACATTTTAAAAATGAATTAGAAACATTAAACCAATTAGTAGCTAAAAATAAACAAATGAGTCAAAAAATTACAAACGAAGATAAAACTAAATACAAAAAATTAAAATCTGAATTTAAAAAGACTCAAAAACAAAATCATCAATTAGCTAAAACTAATTTAAAAGGTTCTGTTGGAAAAGATAGATTAACTAAATTACATAATAAAAAGATGCAATTCATACAAGATCATATTGATTTTTATAAACAAGTATCACAATTCTATCCACAGAAAAAATTTGTTATTAAAACTTTTATAGAATCATAA